Within Vigna unguiculata cultivar IT97K-499-35 chromosome 2, ASM411807v1, whole genome shotgun sequence, the genomic segment ACATATAACTCTATCAAACtaaaaagaatggaaaaaaaagaaaaaatagaacaataaataaataactttgaTCAAACTATATGttcattttgttttcttgattATGTAATATGATCGTTGAAAAAAAATACCGATTaattaataatcttaaaaaaaattagaagtgtagagaaataaaatttaaaataagtgaAGAATTAactacttaaaatatatttatagatactatttgaaaatgtttttatcttttattaactataaaattatatctgTTAACCTAAATAAAGTTGAAGTTTGATAGAAAATAAGTTacacttaataatattattacactCTTGTTGTCCATGTCAAAAATTTAACCTACCTGTTCCGATCTTGCAACAAAGGAACATCATGGCATGATGACTCGAAGCCCTCAACCCTTTCTGCAATCTCATTCTCCTCTTTCGATTTCCCCCACAATACACCATAAAATCCAACCACGATTATAACCGCACCAATCAAACTGCAGAAAATTTTATCACCAAACAGATTCAGGTGACATGCATCTACACGTTGATAAAGGATTCTCTAATCTCTAGCCTTCAAATTTTACCTTCCAAGACTGAAATCATCTCCAAGAAAGACTGCACCCATGATGGCGGTGAAAATGATTGCCACAGGTTTGAACATAGAACAAAACAGAGGACCAGCTTTAAGGACGTACCATGTGCATAGTAGGTAACGTATCATTGTTGCAACTATTGCCTATCCATATCACCATTAAGTGAGGAACCAAAACCTCGAAAAATGTGTAGATAATAACATACTAAGCCTACCTTAAACTTTCTGTAACAAATATTCTTCATACCAACCTTAAccatttataaaagttaaaacaaaaacacaaatgtAAATGTATTTCAGTGTTTCATTTTCATCTGGTTGCTTTTCATTTTCCACCTGGTATAGAACGCCAATCAGCCCTATATCGAAGTTGAGCTTCCATTCAGTTGAATCCCTCACAGCAATTAAGGCAAATACTCCACACTGCACGGTTGAAGATAAGAGTTGGAAGAATACAATCACTGTTACAGCAGGGTATTTCTTTGCTACCGAAGCCTGAAAATTTAGCACCAAAActataatttcaatttcttatgaTCTACAATGTGAGGATAAAACAAGAGTCAAACCATTTTTCTTCAAGGTTTAAGGAGTGtttgaaagggaaaaacaaCCTGATATATGTACCACATGGAAGTAAAGAGTGAATCTGCAATGCAGAATATCCCTCCTAAGATCCAATTTAGCTGTGGTGAAAATTGAAGTATTTGGTTTGAAAAGTTGGATGAACGTGTCTTAAAGATGAGTGGACCCTTGTACAGTATCACAACAATGCTCCTCCAATTGATGCTATTGTTCCTAACACTTTAGCTTGGCTGCTTGAGTTCCTCCAATGTACTTCTTCCATCCTAAACCAAgcatttaatttagaaaattgtTGCAGAAACAAGTATTATAATGTTTACGATTTGGGTAGAACCAAGTCACAATTAGTGCACTAATAAAATTACCTGAAAATGAGAGCAAGTATAAAAGTGAAAGCTGGAACGAGGTTGAGAAGGGCTGATGCAAGTGTCGGCGAGCTCAGTTCTATTCCAACGTAAGCCATTATAGTTCCTGAACTCCTGCACAGTAAAAAGCTAGATCAGAAATTCCTCGTTTCTGAGATGAAGGCCCACGTGAATGAATAGAATCTGGCGAAAAAAATTGCATTATAAAAGACAAGTAAGgaatcataatttataaaaaagatgaTAATTAAGTAGCAAGTGCAAATAGATAAAGTAACACTAACCCAAAGAATGCAAGCAGAAAGAAGCTGCAGAGTGCAGAGAACGTGAGAGGAGGACGTTCTGATCTACGCAATGAAAAATGGGTAAAGATAAGTATTAGGTTTACCGAAGGGATTTCATTGAGGAGAGATAAAACCAATAAGATTTGAGTCCAACCACGTAATAAGGTATTGACACCATTCACACTCCAAAATCTTAAtgcaatgagtttatgggtctttattcttatatagttcTATACTTGGATTCCGAAGGTGGAGTTAGAATTATACAAGAGTATTTGTGTTAAACTTTGAAAGAAAAACTATGTATAACATGTTTGATTCCATGTAAGAAAAAGAGTACCTGTAGAGAAAGAAGGCAAAGGGAAGAAGCAAGATAGTGGAGAGTGCAAAAGAGTAGACAACCATTGCATATTTGTTGATATCATCAATCATGGCAAATTTTATGACCACCATGCTTCCACTTTGAGTTAGCATAGCCACCATCATTCCCACAAATGGCAGTAATTTGGCACTTCCATTCCCCAATCTTGCCATTTCTTTCTAACCCTCTCTCTCGGTTACTCCCACCTTTTCTCTATCTCATTCATATCTTTCTTTGTCTCACCATCTTTGCTTTATATAACATCAGTTTTGTATATCTTCTATAAAAACAGCAGATAAATGAAATTTTGACAAACAacctatttttataaaattgacaaaattacTAATCAGAataactttttacttttttatagaaattataaaaataaagtaataaaattttaagatttttttactaaaaatgatCGTTTCTCAAAATTTGTCAAACGAAACTTCCTCAACGtatcatttttcaaaacaaCACAAAACTACAAATGATAAtgtttttctcaaaataaataattgactCACATATTTGGTACTTCAACTCAAATAACTGTTAACCAACGTGTCGGTAATATAATTGACtttgttcctttttaaacaaagtttatatatatatatatatatatatatatatatatatatatatatatatatatatatatatatatatataaacttcaTTCAGACGTTTTATTCCATatataacattacaaaaaaatcaaataatttcatttatataataagTAGTAATGAAAAAATCATATctataaatttaacattttcttaaaatttagacttaattatattttgagtttATGATAAATTTAGGACCATAGTATGATAActtctaaaaattttataatatttcaattgAATTAGATTTCTCTGTTACCTATATTAGATCACAATTATATGTATACTTTGTTACAAAAACATAGAGTAATGAGAATCttgtatataattttctttttaaaattaatgagaaagttataaaagggttaaatatatttttattcctcaacttgaattgaaaattgaaattaatatcttttagaaattttgatCCAATTTAATCCTCCAATTTTAGAATTGTGTAGttcttaattaacattaaagcaaaaatgtatcaaacggAGTAAACAACTTATATGTTATCATGAGATGcgattgaaaaattaaataaacttgaaaaaatTTGGTTGAAAGGACAAAATCCAcataattagatttaaattgtaaattataaagtttaaaaaaattataaacttataaaattgtaaaatttataaaattataatatcgtaaaattaaaaattataaaattataaaatgataaatttataaagttttaaagttttaaatattaaaattaggaaattaaaaaatttaaatcaagtAAAAGTTCCTGCAGACGTTAGTGAGGAGTAGTACCGAGGGTGTGGAGTTTTGTTTTAAGTTatgttgtaaaattgtaaatagaatGTATATTTGGTGTTTGGACTATTTGGTTATACCAAgtgaagtttttttattttttgaaaacttttagatataatttgtatattgcTTGTTTATGTAATGATTTGGATTTATGCAACTATAAGATTAGTAGTATAATATTTCTAATTAGGATCGTTACCAGTGAGAAAGGAAAACGCAAGACACGActtgaaaatatatatgaacagaagacaaatatttaatatgatggttgttttaataattgatataatatttttttcataattaccATTATATCACATgatggataaattaaaatttaaaaattcttataataaatttttataaatctacttttttttgcattttttatttcatcttgATCTTTATCATGTTATCGTAAATTCTTATAATTCTTAGTACCAATCGATTGTTGTATTTAATTATCCGATTAAAGAAGTGAAAGTCTTAAGAAGAATATATAAAATCtttagtatttaatttatttaaatgaatttaatttttgtaggaaaattatattttgatttttacaacttaattttcattttatatttcttgaCATCATTTAATATCGATAATCGATCAATGTATCcctatttcttcttttaaaaaaaatcaatgttaAGTAATAAgtcacatattaaaaaatataaacgtggaagtcaaaatattatggcactttttttttaactatgcTCTAGGTCATTTGATGTCTTACATTATGAAATATATCTTGCGTAAAGGAgtgaaagaaatattaagatgtcgagaaatttaaaatacttgttAAAAGTAGAATTCAAATATCAACACACTATAGAATTCTTTTATTAACATGGTCATTTATATGCGATAAATACATGAAATATAAGAATAAGTAGACACTAaaagaatttttattaaaaaataaagaagatatGATAggaaaaaaactagaaaaataaaaaaatagtacaacAAATCTCAGTAttctttttaaaactatttttcttatttttccacCGTTATCAAACAAACTACACTACTTTCACCTTTTAGAGGATTCTTCTGAACAATCATAATCTTAATCATATACTACTTATTTGCAATAGGAGCTTtcttcaaacaatttcaatGGGTGTGCAAGGAGAATTTAATGGTGTCAAGTCAATTACTCTTGAAATAGAAGGAAAACATTTATGATACAGGACTTCTCTTCAACTATCTCATATAATGTCTGTCTCCATCATAGGTTAAAAGTCTCCTCAAACCTTTCATACAATCATTGTGTCTTTGCTTTTATTCAGAAAGAGGGTGGCTTCAGaacaagatgaagatgaagagatAATGCTACAGGTTCCATgtttttcacaaatattttcCTCTTGAGCCTGACCCCATATCACAGCATAAAACCCAACAGCTATTGTAGCAGCACCTATCACACTGCATAGTGAATCAAAATCCAATAACTTCTTAATTATACGAAAAATCTAACATTATTTCAACCGACATTCATGCATGCACATACCTTCCAAGATATAGAGTGTCTCCCAAAAACACAATCCCCATGGCAAGTGCAATCACAATTCCTAAAGGACTGAACATAGCAACATATACAGCTCCCTTCTTTCGACATGCCCATGCATACACCACACTTCGTGTAGACAGCACTACAATGGCCTACAAATATCACTAAATAACTACACCAGTAAAATAAGCTCctaattatgcaaaattattgGTCTGCATAAAATAATTGGTTCTACTATAGAACATAACTTACTGAATACAATATGCACACCAATTCCATATCAGGCTTAAGTATCCATGCCTTGGGATTTTGCTCTGCAACGAAAGCTACAACGAAAGATAGGATTACAGAGAAACTGGTAGCAATGGTTATTAGCATTAGCTCCTCTGGATAGTCCTTAATAGTCCATGTCTGCATCAAAAGACTCGTTTTTGTTATGTGTGAGGACAAAGTGACACTGCAGAAAGAATTTTGAAGATGAAAACTGCAACTAAACTTATTAAATCTATGCATAATATATTTCAGAAATATAATGTATAGTGGAAACtcgaaatatttatattaattttatctattacacACAAATTTTATCTAGAGAAATGTAATTCTTTATAGTAAAACCTATTTACCTGTATAACAAGAGAGACTGAACCACAAAAAGTACCAGTTGATAGGAGAAATCCTCCTAGTAGCCATTGTGATTGTTGAGATGAGAGAAATAAATTGTTTGGCATGACACCATTTGTCATAGGCAAACCTTTGTAAAAAGTCACTATAAATGCCCCTGCAATTGAGACCACAGTCCCAATAGTTTTTGCTTGGCAGCTTCTTAGTTTTAGGTCCAGCTTTTCCATCCTAATTCCTCATACCAAAAAGGTTCACACTTTAATTAGTTCATATAAACATTCAAACTTGTTATTCACAATTTGGTGGAAGTAAATTGATCTTCTAACAACCAATTAATTATGTggtttttcctccttcttttaaACATTTCCATCGGTTTACGACTTTCCTTGAGATTTtgtcttccttttctatttcgTGGAAGAAATGACAGGCATCGGTTGCCTCATTCCAAGGTTAAAGGTCCCAAAATGATATACACTTCTTATTGCCTCTTACAGCTGGTGCATTACAATTATATCCTTAATTTCTTCATTTACTTATACTGTTATATTTGAAGACATCGACGGGAGAGGAATTTGTAAACCGCATCCAATGTAATTTCTCTTttgtcacaaaaaaaaaaaaaaattaattctattgAAAGAAAAGGATTGCATTCATGTATTGgattaaagtttgaaataaaaaagaaaaaaaatgacatcATAATTTAGAGATTAAGAAAATTGTTTAccctaaaatttatataattataattctttattttttagtatcagcaataaataaatttgtctcCATAAATATATCTGAATTCGTCTCTATTTTACCAGagaatttatgtattaattaggTATGGATAATACCCAATTTCTAGGGATGAGATGTACATATTCACTTTATTTCTGTTTTCATACCTGTCCTAATACTTATTTTGTCTCATTTAAATGACTAAAGTACTCATTTATTACGTCACctaaggaatatatatatatatatatatatatatatatatatatatatatatatatatatatatatatatatatataatattttcttaaattttcaagatattttttattttatcatgtttctaattatatatttatttttctttattcgATTTTATTGGACTGTAAATCAAATTGTTTTAAGATGCacatttaatgatttttacccttttttaatatatttattttttatttatttttatcatgtaaaatattcttttaatgatttttataacatatttttattttctaacacaTTCCATAAgtgtaaattttttgtataaagacattttatttactatagTGTAATAAGTTAATATCATTGTCATGAACCTCACCTTCCaacataaattaaagtttaaaagaaggaaaatctgtactaaattttaattattatgagtTTAGGTTTTGTTCTTTACACTATTCATTCAagttttgtattataatttttgtcggtgtataaaaaaagatttaattaaaatttagagaaaTGAAGTAAAGAGACATATAAGGAATTTTCAAACctggattatatttttttacaattttttaaaaatagtttttagttttatcaACTTTATTTCATGAACGTTTGCAAACTTAATAAATGTATtagttcttatgaaattttaattgatgttctaaattaaaatgcataccattataatttctttttaaatagttaatattaaaaaacaccaaaacatcattttgatattgaatatttaataatatcatgtgtttttgtcctaattttttacttttttatataaaaaaataattaattgatattgagAAAGTAAGAAAACATGTATGAATTTATATCCATTATACAGTCAGAATGAAGATGAGATAAAAGTGTTATATCCCTTTGGTATGAGTATGATAGAGTgaattttctctttaaaaatgaatatagaaCAATAAAACTCATCTCCGTCCCACTACCATTCCTAATTAACaagagtaaaatatatttttttcacattaaattGTTAATGCTAAGATGTTTTATATgtttggttaatttttttttaaaataacattatttaataaatatttagacaGACcacaaaatatcaatattaccTATAAAGATGAAAACGgaacacaaatttaattatattcattacggataaaaatgaaaataaaaaaaaaattactttgtaaataaaaacaaatataattaaactcaaACTTCACCCGTCATTTTTCTTACATGAATGAAATATGAGATTATATTGTAAGTACAAAAAGAAAGAtgataaataaagtaaaattaaattaaaataagataagataaaaGTGTTGCTTGaaataagattatattttttataataatattttaagatcataagaaatatatattttttattataattaatatttttaattggttATTATATtacagaaaatattatttaacattaaaagCCTCCCCACACACAGGCAACaagtttatttcttttaagaaagcTTAAAACCAATCTAACTACAATTGAAATTATCATTCTGTCCCTCTCATTGGCCGGTTTCTATTCAAATCGAAGAAATGAAAGGTCACTCTACCGACCTAGTAAGATTTCCGTTTACCAATCTTGTAAGAAATCATTTTTCTCTtgaaattaatgaaatttaatacTAGCTTTCTTGGACAGAAATCTTACAACAAAATATTAgcaaatgaaaaagatatgtaATCAATTTTGTTTGATACTAAGAATGGGAAAGTAATAaacaaaatgtataataaaCAAGTATATAGAGATAAACAAGTATAAAATGATTAAGGTATCAATATAGAACatgtttaaatgattttttttttattattattatgttctttcaggaggaaaaaaaaaactaaaagtagTTTTCGAAAAGTTAAcattagtttatttataatttaatgggTCAAAAATTTTCTACAGTacttattgaaatattatttttatttttaatttaggaaAAGGACACTGAAACATCTAGAAGATTAAGAAACGCATCGTAACAGAAAAGAATTGGAAACAGACCTGAAAACAGTGGCGATTAAGAAAGTGAAAGCTGGAAGAAGATCTTCGATGGCTGAGCAGAGAGTCGGGGAGCTATATCCAAGTCCGACATAGAGAAACGTCTGAATGGAAACGCTAGCAGAAGAACAAAATCATTAAAGACCAAAATTACAAGCGAACGAAACAAAGCGTTTAATGTTTCAATGTTAGCGTACCTGAAGAAGCCAATGAGAAAAATTCTGAAGAGAATGAAGTTATTGAGCGGTGTGGGAGATCTGTTCCTGTAATGAAGGGTGGTTGCAATTAGCAGGAAACAGAATCCGAGGAGGTTGGAATAAGCAGCGAAAACGTAATTGCTCATGCCTTTCGACATGCTTGCTTTCACCAGAGTGGTCGAACCCACAGTCAAAAACAGGAGCACCACCATCACTGTGGTTACCTCTGCGCTCTGCATAATTTTGGTCTCTGCGCTCTACCTTTCGATCTTCGATGTGTATGTGTTGTGTTGCTTTGCGTTTTGTACGTCATGTAGATTATGATCATGTGACTTTGGAGTGCGGAGGACATGTTTGCGATTAACTTTATTCGTACTTTTTTGTCGtattaatttattcatattttaagtCATTTAAAAAGAGATATCTGCTCTCTGCtatcaaattattaatattctcgcatttttcttttcttttttcttttttcaaagactacctattaaaagaaattaatcgagaaaagaaattcatgtttttttttgtcatattcAATTGATATACTTTTGGTCTAAAATACGTCTTTAATAATGTTGAAGTTctgtaatataaaaattctagAATACATCTTTAGAATGTGCTTGATATTAAGTGGCAtcactttatctttaaattatctttggttaaattattcttttgatcCCTCTATTTatcatgaaatttgattatggtcttcatatttttcgttgtctcaatttggtccttattttcttaaaaatgacttaatttggTTCTGATCGTTAACTTTTGACTGaatggtgttaaagtcaacgccacgtgtcaatttctatttcttttttaatttttttaatatttttttaatcttttttttgacacgtgtcacttcacagttgtgtcatgtgtcaaagtgattcaatttggtccctatatttgtttttagtttcaatttagtcctaatttttgtaaaaatgaggcaatattgtccttccttaaattgtta encodes:
- the LOC114173381 gene encoding WAT1-related protein At5g40240-like, with amino-acid sequence MQSAEVTTVMVVLLFLTVGSTTLVKASMSKGMSNYVFAAYSNLLGFCFLLIATTLHYRNRSPTPLNNFILFRIFLIGFFSVSIQTFLYVGLGYSSPTLCSAIEDLLPAFTFLIATVFRMEKLDLKLRSCQAKTIGTVVSIAGAFIVTFYKGLPMTNGVMPNNLFLSSQQSQWLLGGFLLSTGTFCGSVSLVIQTWTIKDYPEELMLITIATSFSVILSFVVAFVAEQNPKAWILKPDMELVCILYSAIVVLSTRSVVYAWACRKKGAVYVAMFSPLGIVIALAMGIVFLGDTLYLGSVIGAATIAVGFYAVIWGQAQEENICEKHGTCSIISSSSSCSEATLFLNKSKDTMIV
- the LOC114173380 gene encoding LOW QUALITY PROTEIN: WAT1-related protein At3g28100-like (The sequence of the model RefSeq protein was modified relative to this genomic sequence to represent the inferred CDS: inserted 1 base in 1 codon); protein product: MARLGNGSAKLLPFVGMMVAMLTQSGSMVVIKFAMIDDINKYAMVVYSFALSTILLLPFAFFLYRSERPPLTFSALCSFFLLAFFGSSGTIMAYVGIELSSPTLASALLNLVPAFTFILALIFRMEEVHWRNSSSQAKVLGTIASIGGAXVVILYKGPLIFKTRSSNFSNQILQFSPQLNWILGGIFCIADSLFTSMWYIYQASVAKKYPAVTVIVFFQLLSSTVQCGVFALIAVRDSTEWKLNFDIGLIGVLYQAIVATMIRYLLCTWYVLKAGPLFCSMFKPVAIIFTAIMGAVFLGDDFSLGSLIGAVIIVVGFYGVLWGKSKEENEIAERVEGFESSCHDVPLLQDRNRLKL